One Kitasatospora sp. NBC_01266 genomic window carries:
- a CDS encoding OsmC family protein codes for MATVRTARTAWEGNLLNGSGEVTFASSGIGQFPVSWPARSEEPNGKTSPEELIAGAHSACFSMALSHGLSGAGTPPTKLDVQADVTFQPGTGITGIQLTVVGEVPGLDEAGFVKAAEDAKANCPVSKALAGTTITLSAKLA; via the coding sequence GTGGCAACTGTTCGCACCGCTCGCACCGCATGGGAAGGCAACCTGCTCAACGGCAGCGGCGAGGTGACCTTCGCTTCCTCCGGCATCGGGCAGTTCCCGGTGTCCTGGCCGGCCCGTTCCGAGGAGCCGAACGGCAAGACCAGCCCGGAGGAGCTCATCGCGGGCGCCCACTCGGCCTGCTTCTCGATGGCGCTCTCGCACGGCCTGAGCGGAGCCGGCACCCCGCCCACCAAGCTGGACGTCCAGGCGGACGTCACCTTCCAGCCGGGCACCGGCATCACCGGGATCCAGCTGACCGTGGTCGGCGAGGTGCCGGGCCTGGACGAGGCCGGCTTCGTCAAGGCGGCCGAGGACGCCAAGGCCAACTGCCCGGTCAGCAAGGCCCTGGCCGGCACCACCATCACGCTCAGCGCGAAGCTCGCCTGA
- a CDS encoding putative bifunctional diguanylate cyclase/phosphodiesterase: MRRDTLCPAEPEPADGRPTVHCPSCAAPLPAELLTAVPAAVPAAAAPGDTAGPAATPVITTPLPTATAVAPPAADTDELLAALRASESRFRAAFADAGIGMVLVDTEDRVIEANPVFAEMLGHEVSELVRMHIHEIIDPEDTPRRLYRELVAGRRDRLRVEKRLKHRDGREVWTSITISLVRDAEGRPFYTLAMFEDITERRRLGDRLAYQALHDPLTRLPNRTLFFDRLNAACLPAPQRPGELEGGRRVGVCYLDLDGFAAINDTLGHHIGDQLLTAVAARLERRFAIGDGLLVARLGGDEFAVLVADSEGSEQLTRIAAQLISVLERPFEVAGNRLAVTVSVGVVERPVNGTSPTDLVKDADATLYWSKSDGRARWTLYDRDRGAHQLTRRLLTTALRPALERGEFTVEYQPLVGLADGTVHGAEALVRWRHPRFGTLSPDRFIPLAEESGAIVPLGKWVLEESCRQARGWLAEFPDTEAFVSVNLAARQVWDSDVVADVAQVLERTGLPARLLQLELTESAVLGPSGRPLQALQALADMGVRIAIDDFGTGYSNLAYLSRLPVHALKLDGTFIEGFRDPAPVGRPDLRSRRSEADEQIVGAMVRLAHDLGLTVTAEGIESAAQAERLRLTGCDTAQGWYFARPGEAALVAAILREGRIRPCGADQPAGAEQLPGAADHTALRP; this comes from the coding sequence GTGCGACGCGACACGCTGTGCCCCGCCGAGCCCGAACCGGCCGACGGCCGCCCGACCGTCCACTGCCCCAGCTGCGCGGCCCCGCTGCCCGCCGAGCTGCTGACGGCCGTACCCGCGGCCGTACCCGCGGCTGCGGCCCCTGGGGACACCGCCGGGCCGGCCGCGACACCGGTGATCACCACCCCGCTGCCCACCGCCACGGCGGTGGCGCCCCCCGCGGCCGACACCGACGAGCTACTCGCCGCGCTGCGCGCCAGCGAGTCGCGGTTCCGGGCCGCCTTCGCCGACGCGGGCATCGGGATGGTGCTGGTCGACACCGAGGACCGGGTGATCGAGGCCAACCCGGTCTTCGCCGAGATGCTCGGCCACGAGGTCTCCGAGCTGGTCCGGATGCACATCCACGAGATCATCGACCCCGAGGACACCCCGCGCCGGCTCTACCGCGAGCTGGTGGCCGGCCGCCGCGACCGGCTGCGGGTGGAGAAGCGGCTCAAGCACCGCGACGGGCGCGAGGTCTGGACCAGCATCACCATCTCGCTGGTCCGGGACGCCGAGGGCCGGCCGTTCTACACCCTGGCGATGTTCGAGGACATCACCGAACGGCGCCGGCTCGGCGACCGGCTGGCCTACCAGGCGCTGCACGACCCGCTCACCCGGCTGCCCAACCGCACCCTCTTCTTCGACCGGCTGAACGCGGCCTGCCTGCCCGCTCCGCAGCGCCCGGGGGAGCTCGAGGGCGGGCGGCGGGTCGGTGTCTGCTACCTCGACCTGGACGGCTTCGCGGCGATCAACGACACCCTCGGCCACCACATCGGCGACCAGTTGCTGACCGCCGTCGCGGCCCGGCTGGAGCGGCGCTTCGCCATCGGGGACGGGCTGCTGGTGGCCCGGCTCGGCGGCGACGAGTTCGCGGTGCTGGTCGCCGACAGCGAGGGCAGTGAGCAACTGACCAGGATCGCCGCCCAGTTGATCAGCGTGCTGGAGCGGCCGTTCGAGGTGGCCGGCAACCGGCTCGCGGTCACCGTCAGCGTCGGGGTGGTGGAGCGGCCGGTCAACGGCACCAGTCCGACCGACCTGGTGAAGGACGCCGACGCCACCCTCTACTGGTCCAAGTCCGACGGGCGGGCCCGCTGGACCCTCTACGACCGCGACCGCGGTGCCCACCAGCTGACCCGCCGGCTGCTCACCACCGCGCTGCGCCCGGCGCTGGAGCGCGGCGAGTTCACCGTCGAGTACCAGCCGCTGGTCGGGCTGGCGGACGGCACCGTGCACGGGGCGGAGGCGCTGGTGCGCTGGCGCCACCCGCGGTTCGGCACCCTCTCGCCGGACCGGTTCATCCCGCTGGCCGAGGAGTCGGGGGCGATCGTGCCGCTCGGCAAGTGGGTGCTGGAGGAGTCCTGCCGGCAGGCGCGCGGCTGGCTGGCCGAGTTCCCTGACACCGAGGCCTTCGTGAGCGTGAACCTGGCGGCCCGTCAGGTCTGGGACTCCGACGTGGTGGCGGATGTCGCCCAGGTGCTGGAGCGCACCGGGCTGCCGGCCCGGCTGCTCCAGCTGGAGCTGACCGAGAGCGCGGTGCTCGGGCCGAGCGGGCGCCCGCTGCAGGCGCTGCAGGCGCTGGCCGACATGGGGGTGCGGATCGCCATCGACGACTTCGGCACCGGCTACTCCAACCTCGCCTACCTCTCCCGCCTGCCGGTGCACGCGCTGAAGCTGGACGGCACCTTCATCGAGGGCTTCCGCGACCCCGCCCCGGTCGGCCGCCCCGACCTGCGCTCGCGGCGCAGCGAGGCGGACGAGCAGATCGTGGGCGCGATGGTCCGCCTCGCCCACGACCTGGGCCTGACCGTCACCGCCGAGGGCATCGAGAGCGCGGCGCAGGCCGAGCGGCTGCGGCTGACCGGCTGCGACACCGCGCAGGGCTGGTACTTCGCCCGGCCCGGCGAGGCCGCGCTGGTCGCCGCGATACTGCGCGAGGGGCGGATCCGCCCGTGCGGGGCCGACCAGCCGGCCGGCGCCGAGCAACTGCCCGGCGCGGCCGACCACACGGCGCTGCGGCCGTAG
- a CDS encoding LLM class flavin-dependent oxidoreductase, which yields MSGEDQRQSGRDAEHGIRQDIRGVARGTAPAPLSILDLATVGTGYTAAQALAATTELARGAERWGYHRFWVAEHHGMPGVASSTPAVLIAHLGAHTSTLRLGSGGVMLPNHAPLAIAEQFGLLEALHPGRIDLGLGRAPGTDPATARALRRGEVEDPDDFPRRLAELTHFLDGDFPDGHPYARLSAVPSGPRRPPLWLLGSSGFSAQLAGRLGLPFAFAHHFSGANTVPALELYRETFRPSAVLAEPYALIGVSAVAVPEGGVPAARRLAASAGLGMLRLRRGMPGPIPTPEEAAAYPYSPAEADFLDGWLGNVVLGGPAEVADGLEELRKRTGADELMVTSHVHGHEARLLSYELIAQAYGLTADR from the coding sequence ATGAGCGGCGAGGACCAGCGGCAGAGCGGGCGGGACGCCGAGCACGGCATCCGGCAGGACATCCGGGGGGTGGCGCGCGGCACCGCGCCCGCCCCGCTGTCGATCCTCGACCTGGCCACCGTGGGCACCGGCTACACCGCGGCCCAGGCACTGGCCGCCACCACCGAGCTGGCCCGCGGCGCCGAGCGCTGGGGCTACCACCGCTTCTGGGTGGCCGAGCACCACGGCATGCCGGGCGTGGCCAGCTCCACCCCCGCCGTGCTGATCGCCCACCTCGGCGCGCACACCAGCACGCTGCGGCTGGGCTCGGGCGGCGTGATGCTGCCCAACCACGCGCCGCTCGCCATCGCCGAGCAGTTCGGCCTGCTGGAGGCGCTGCACCCGGGCCGGATCGACCTGGGCCTGGGCCGGGCGCCCGGCACCGACCCCGCCACCGCCCGCGCGCTGCGCCGCGGTGAGGTCGAGGACCCGGACGACTTCCCGCGCCGGCTGGCCGAGCTGACCCACTTCCTGGACGGCGACTTCCCCGACGGCCACCCCTACGCCCGGCTGAGCGCCGTGCCCAGCGGACCGCGGCGCCCGCCGCTCTGGCTGCTGGGCTCCTCCGGCTTCAGCGCCCAGCTGGCCGGGCGGCTCGGCCTGCCGTTCGCCTTCGCGCACCACTTCAGCGGGGCCAACACCGTCCCGGCACTGGAGCTGTACCGGGAGACCTTCCGCCCCTCTGCCGTGCTGGCCGAGCCCTACGCCCTGATCGGCGTCAGCGCGGTGGCCGTCCCCGAGGGCGGGGTGCCCGCCGCGCGCCGGCTGGCCGCCTCGGCCGGACTCGGCATGCTGCGCCTGCGCCGTGGCATGCCCGGCCCGATCCCGACGCCGGAGGAGGCCGCGGCCTACCCCTACAGCCCCGCCGAGGCCGACTTCCTGGACGGCTGGCTCGGCAACGTGGTGCTGGGCGGGCCCGCCGAGGTCGCCGACGGCCTGGAGGAGCTGCGCAAGCGCACCGGCGCCGACGAGTTGATGGTCACCTCGCACGTGCACGGCCACGAGGCACGGCTGCTCTCCTACGAGCTGATCGCCCAGGCCTACGGGCTGACGGCGGATCGGTAG
- a CDS encoding multidrug effflux MFS transporter gives MPHSPAPAGAPDLISPQAAAPPGTARKVGLLLTLVLGSLSALAPLSMDMYLPSLPRITTGLHTSDALVQLTLTSCLVGLALGQLVAGPLSDALGRRRPLLIGLGLYVLSTASCALVGDVRVLIACRLLQGLSGAAGIVISRAVVRDLFDGLAAARFASSLMLVSGAAPLLAPILGGQLLRFTSWRGVFGVLAVLGTVILVTSALLVRETLPPARRRTGGLADTARTMRGLLADRLFSAYLLTVAFGFGALFAFIAGSPYVVQEVYHGSAQRYSLLFALVEAGLVGLSQLTGRRLLGRYRSHRIQLTGAGLLVLSGAALVLMTVGHRGGLAGLTAGLFVMAAGLGVVSPPSSALALQRAPHAAGTASALLGTVQFLTGAIAPALVGLGGHDSALPMAVVILGMALAALASFTLLARPWQAVPDPLLD, from the coding sequence ATGCCGCACTCCCCCGCCCCGGCCGGCGCCCCGGACCTCATATCCCCGCAGGCCGCCGCGCCCCCGGGCACCGCCCGCAAGGTCGGCCTGCTGCTGACCCTGGTGCTTGGTTCGCTCAGCGCGCTCGCGCCGCTCTCGATGGACATGTACCTCCCCTCGCTGCCCCGGATCACCACGGGCCTGCACACCTCGGACGCGCTGGTCCAGCTGACCCTGACGTCCTGTCTGGTCGGCCTCGCGCTCGGCCAGCTGGTGGCGGGGCCGCTCAGCGACGCGCTCGGCCGGCGCCGCCCGCTGCTGATCGGGCTGGGCCTGTACGTGCTCTCCACCGCCAGTTGCGCGCTGGTCGGCGACGTCCGGGTGCTGATCGCCTGCCGCCTGCTGCAGGGGCTCTCCGGCGCGGCCGGGATCGTGATCTCGCGGGCCGTGGTGCGGGACCTCTTCGACGGGCTGGCGGCCGCCCGCTTCGCCTCCTCCCTGATGCTGGTCTCGGGGGCGGCGCCGCTGCTGGCGCCGATCCTCGGCGGGCAGTTGCTCCGGTTCACCTCCTGGCGCGGGGTGTTCGGGGTGCTGGCGGTGCTCGGCACGGTGATCCTGGTCACCTCGGCGCTGCTGGTCCGCGAGACGCTGCCGCCCGCGCGACGGCGGACCGGCGGGCTGGCGGACACCGCGCGGACCATGCGCGGCCTGCTGGCCGACCGGCTGTTCAGCGCCTACCTGCTGACGGTGGCCTTCGGCTTCGGTGCGCTCTTCGCCTTCATCGCCGGGTCGCCGTACGTGGTGCAGGAGGTCTACCACGGCTCGGCGCAGCGCTACAGCCTGCTCTTCGCGCTGGTCGAGGCCGGGTTGGTGGGCCTGTCCCAGCTGACCGGACGGCGGCTGCTGGGCCGCTACCGCTCGCACCGGATCCAGCTGACCGGCGCCGGCCTGCTCGTGCTGTCCGGGGCGGCGCTGGTGCTGATGACGGTCGGCCACCGGGGCGGGCTGGCCGGGCTGACCGCCGGGCTGTTCGTGATGGCGGCCGGGCTCGGCGTGGTGTCGCCGCCGAGTTCGGCGCTGGCCCTGCAGCGCGCCCCGCACGCGGCCGGGACCGCCTCCGCGCTGCTGGGCACCGTGCAGTTCCTCACCGGGGCGATCGCGCCCGCGCTGGTGGGGCTCGGCGGGCACGACAGCGCGCTGCCGATGGCGGTGGTGATCCTCGGCATGGCGCTGGCGGCGCTCGCCTCCTTCACGCTGCTGGCCCGCCCCTGGCAGGCGGTGCCGGACCCACTGCTCGACTGA
- a CDS encoding DedA family protein encodes MGSATLATSSWFCVLAVLAVLGDAFLPFLPSGTLVILAVLKTDRIAGAPLYLAAAVALSSFLGDVLLLALARRGAPFLRRRLAKRPQLAASVRRMGQSLEGRTSRTAAVVVIVARFVPGGRTVLDLAIGHSPAPSHRFLRWSAVAALIWAGYIVTLGWLNSHWFNTAWLSMLVSCAAATAISAAVARLVHRHRRLAAAAADAA; translated from the coding sequence ATGGGAAGCGCGACGCTCGCGACGTCGTCCTGGTTCTGCGTACTGGCCGTGCTGGCCGTCCTCGGCGACGCCTTCCTGCCGTTCCTGCCCAGCGGCACCCTGGTGATCCTGGCCGTGCTGAAGACCGACCGGATAGCCGGCGCCCCGCTCTACCTGGCCGCCGCCGTCGCGCTCTCCTCCTTCCTGGGTGACGTGCTGCTGCTGGCGCTGGCCCGGCGCGGCGCCCCCTTCCTGCGCCGACGGCTCGCCAAGCGCCCCCAACTGGCCGCCAGCGTGCGCAGAATGGGGCAGTCGCTGGAGGGGCGGACCAGTCGGACCGCGGCCGTCGTGGTGATCGTGGCCCGCTTCGTGCCGGGCGGACGGACCGTGCTCGACCTGGCGATAGGGCACTCCCCGGCTCCCTCGCACCGCTTCCTGCGCTGGTCGGCGGTGGCCGCGCTGATCTGGGCCGGCTACATCGTGACCCTGGGCTGGCTGAACAGCCACTGGTTCAACACCGCCTGGCTGAGCATGCTGGTCTCCTGCGCCGCCGCCACCGCGATCAGCGCGGCCGTCGCCCGCCTGGTCCACCGGCACCGCCGCCTCGCGGCGGCCGCCGCCGACGCGGCCTGA
- a CDS encoding uracil-DNA glycosylase codes for MPEFEVPEPWREVLAAEVQKPYFAQLAEFVAAQRAEHEVFPPRGQVFSALAATAYQDVRVLVLGQDPYHDNGQAHGMSFSVLPGTRTPPSLRNIFKELHSDLGLPVPDNGYLMPWAEQGVLLLNAVLTVRAHEANSHKGKGWEKFTDAVIKAVSDRAEPCVFVLWGNYAKKKLPLIDTTKHVVVQGAHPSPLSAKLFLGSKPFSQIDEALAGFGGEPVDWRIPDLGA; via the coding sequence CTGCCGGAGTTCGAAGTTCCTGAGCCCTGGCGGGAGGTGCTGGCCGCCGAGGTCCAGAAGCCGTACTTCGCGCAGCTGGCCGAGTTCGTCGCCGCCCAGCGGGCCGAGCACGAGGTGTTCCCGCCGCGCGGGCAGGTCTTCTCGGCGCTGGCCGCCACCGCCTACCAGGACGTGCGGGTGCTGGTGCTCGGCCAGGACCCGTACCACGACAACGGCCAGGCGCACGGCATGAGTTTCTCGGTGCTGCCGGGCACCAGGACCCCGCCCTCGCTGCGCAACATCTTCAAGGAGCTGCACAGCGACCTGGGCCTGCCGGTGCCGGACAACGGCTACCTGATGCCGTGGGCCGAGCAGGGCGTGCTGCTGCTCAACGCGGTGCTCACGGTGCGCGCGCACGAGGCCAACTCGCACAAGGGCAAGGGCTGGGAGAAGTTCACCGACGCGGTGATCAAGGCGGTCAGCGACCGGGCCGAGCCGTGCGTCTTCGTGCTGTGGGGCAACTACGCGAAGAAGAAGCTGCCGCTGATCGACACCACCAAGCACGTCGTGGTGCAGGGCGCCCACCCCTCGCCGCTGTCGGCCAAGCTCTTCCTCGGCAGCAAGCCGTTCTCGCAGATCGACGAGGCGCTCGCGGGCTTCGGCGGCGAGCCGGTCGACTGGCGGATCCCGGACCTCGGCGCCTGA
- a CDS encoding HAD-IIA family hydrolase: MAERKPIESWLTDMDGVLIHEGTPIPGADEFIRRLKESGKPFLVLTNNSIYTPRDLAARLAGMGLHVPEECIWTSALATAKFLAGQRPNGTAYVIGEAGLTTALYQAGYVLTDNNPDYVVLGETRTYSFEALTKAIRLINAGARFICTNPDETGPSTEGVLPATGSVAALITKATGVDPYFVGKPNPLMMREALNTAGAHSETAVMIGDRMDTDIVAGMEAGMETVLVLTGLTSAEDIERFPYRPTRVVKSIADLIELV, encoded by the coding sequence GTGGCAGAGCGCAAGCCCATCGAGTCCTGGTTGACCGACATGGACGGGGTCCTCATCCACGAGGGCACCCCGATCCCCGGCGCCGACGAGTTCATCCGCCGGCTCAAGGAGTCCGGCAAGCCGTTCCTGGTCCTGACCAACAACTCGATCTACACCCCGCGCGACCTGGCCGCCCGGCTGGCCGGTATGGGCCTGCACGTGCCCGAGGAGTGCATCTGGACCTCGGCGCTGGCCACCGCGAAGTTCCTGGCCGGCCAGCGTCCGAACGGCACCGCCTACGTGATCGGTGAGGCGGGTCTGACCACCGCGCTCTACCAGGCGGGCTATGTGCTCACCGACAACAACCCCGACTACGTGGTGCTCGGCGAGACCCGCACCTACAGCTTCGAGGCGCTGACCAAGGCGATCCGGCTGATCAACGCCGGGGCCCGGTTCATCTGCACCAACCCCGACGAGACCGGCCCGTCCACCGAGGGCGTGCTGCCGGCCACCGGCTCGGTCGCGGCGCTGATCACCAAGGCCACCGGCGTCGACCCGTACTTCGTCGGCAAGCCCAACCCGCTGATGATGCGCGAGGCGCTGAACACCGCCGGGGCCCACTCGGAGACCGCCGTGATGATCGGCGACCGGATGGACACCGACATCGTGGCGGGCATGGAGGCGGGCATGGAGACCGTGCTGGTGCTCACCGGGCTCACCTCGGCGGAGGACATCGAGCGGTTCCCGTACCGGCCGACCCGGGTGGTCAAGTCGATCGCGGATCTGATCGAGTTGGTCTGA
- a CDS encoding Gfo/Idh/MocA family protein, translated as MSTESPAPYRVALIGYGLAGSAFHAPLIATTPGLRLDAVVTANPDRRAQLAKEHPGARALDTPEQLFAEAPEFDVVVIATPNRTHVPLARAALQAGLATVVDKPLAATAEQALALCGLAQSRGALLTVFQNRRWDNDFRTARRLIESGALGQVHRFESRFERFRPKPKAGWRELADPAEAGGTLYDLGSHLVDQALTLFGPVSRVYAEIDTRRDGAAVDDDAFLALTHAGGVRSHLWTSAIAPLGGPRLRVLGDRAGYVKFGMDPQEADLRAGRRPGDGRPWGTEDTTLHGTLGTDEQAAPVATDPGDYPAFYAGLAHALATGTPPPVDPMDAVATLTVLEAARRSAATGSTVLLP; from the coding sequence ATGAGCACCGAATCCCCCGCCCCGTACCGCGTCGCCCTGATCGGCTACGGCCTGGCCGGCTCGGCCTTCCACGCCCCGCTGATCGCCACCACCCCGGGACTGCGCCTGGACGCCGTGGTCACCGCGAACCCGGACCGCCGCGCCCAGTTGGCCAAGGAGCACCCGGGCGCCCGCGCGCTGGACACCCCCGAGCAACTCTTCGCCGAGGCCCCGGAGTTCGACGTGGTGGTGATCGCCACCCCGAACCGCACCCACGTGCCGCTGGCCCGGGCCGCGCTGCAGGCCGGCCTGGCCACCGTGGTGGACAAGCCGCTGGCTGCCACCGCCGAGCAGGCGCTGGCCCTGTGCGGCCTGGCCCAGTCCCGCGGCGCACTGCTGACCGTCTTTCAGAACCGGCGCTGGGACAACGACTTCCGCACCGCCCGCCGCCTGATCGAGAGCGGCGCACTGGGCCAGGTGCACCGCTTCGAGTCGCGTTTCGAACGGTTCCGCCCCAAGCCCAAGGCCGGCTGGCGCGAACTGGCCGACCCCGCCGAGGCCGGCGGCACCCTCTACGACCTGGGCAGCCACCTGGTGGACCAGGCACTCACCCTGTTCGGCCCGGTCAGCAGGGTGTACGCGGAGATCGACACCCGGCGCGACGGCGCGGCGGTGGACGACGACGCCTTCCTCGCGCTCACCCACGCCGGCGGCGTCCGCTCGCACCTGTGGACCAGCGCGATCGCCCCGCTGGGCGGCCCCCGGCTGCGGGTGCTCGGCGACCGGGCGGGCTACGTCAAGTTCGGCATGGACCCGCAGGAGGCGGACCTGCGGGCCGGCCGGCGCCCCGGGGACGGCCGGCCGTGGGGCACCGAGGACACCACGCTGCACGGAACGCTCGGCACCGACGAGCAGGCGGCCCCGGTCGCCACCGACCCCGGCGACTACCCCGCCTTCTACGCGGGCCTGGCCCACGCGCTGGCCACCGGCACCCCGCCGCCGGTCGACCCGATGGACGCGGTCGCCACCCTCACCGTGCTGGAGGCGGCCCGGCGCAGCGCGGCGACCGGGAGCACGGTCCTGCTGCCGTGA
- a CDS encoding DUF6412 domain-containing protein: MLQPLALLLGVLKMLAGGLLPGGAAGLTALAAAATLMLLAGLVSSSTFVLTRLLGARAPHAVRDGTLRRRALRTAFLPQRDPDARGRRRPRAPGVALTAA, encoded by the coding sequence GTGCTGCAACCACTCGCCCTGCTGCTCGGCGTGCTGAAGATGCTGGCCGGCGGCCTGCTGCCCGGCGGTGCCGCCGGGCTGACCGCGCTGGCCGCGGCCGCGACCCTGATGCTGCTGGCCGGGCTGGTCAGCAGCTCCACCTTCGTGCTGACCCGGCTGCTCGGCGCCCGCGCCCCGCACGCCGTGCGGGACGGCACCCTGCGACGGCGCGCCCTGCGCACCGCCTTCCTCCCGCAACGCGATCCGGACGCCCGGGGCCGCCGCCGGCCCAGGGCACCGGGCGTGGCCCTGACGGCCGCGTAG
- a CDS encoding YidC/Oxa1 family membrane protein insertase: MSFLSIIDPAIGLAYSVVSTLAHYIPAAAAIVLFTLCVRLALHPLARAAARGEKSRNRLAPQVAELNKKHKGRPEQLQAAMAELYKKEQASPFAGCLPMLVQIPFFSVMYRLFELPTVDGVHNDLLGHTLFGVPLGTRLGTAHGTGQLVIFAVLYLALAAVGCVNFRRTRAAAKAAPQQTPGASIAPFLSFSTVIFATLLPLAAALYLLTTTSWTTAERAWLHRTPRPDAAPALAKADATPAKTPVKTPARVPAKVPAKAPAKALAKADATPASRSAAPDRKPRPTVPAQQRRSGGGRPTGRARRTRAAR, from the coding sequence ATGTCGTTTCTCTCGATCATCGACCCCGCCATCGGCCTCGCGTACAGCGTGGTCAGCACGCTCGCCCACTACATACCGGCCGCGGCCGCGATCGTCCTGTTCACCCTCTGCGTGCGCCTGGCGCTGCACCCGCTGGCCCGCGCCGCCGCGCGCGGCGAGAAGTCCCGCAACCGGCTGGCCCCACAGGTGGCCGAGCTGAACAAGAAGCACAAGGGCCGCCCCGAGCAGCTGCAGGCGGCGATGGCCGAGCTCTACAAGAAGGAGCAGGCCTCGCCGTTCGCCGGGTGCCTGCCGATGCTGGTGCAGATCCCGTTCTTCTCGGTGATGTACCGCCTCTTCGAGCTGCCCACCGTGGACGGGGTGCACAACGACCTGCTCGGGCACACCCTGTTCGGCGTCCCGCTCGGCACCCGCCTGGGCACCGCCCACGGGACCGGGCAGCTGGTCATCTTCGCCGTGCTCTACCTGGCCCTGGCCGCCGTCGGGTGCGTCAACTTCCGCCGGACCCGCGCTGCCGCCAAGGCGGCCCCGCAGCAGACGCCCGGCGCGTCGATCGCGCCCTTCCTCTCGTTCAGCACGGTGATCTTCGCGACGCTCCTCCCGCTGGCCGCCGCGCTCTACCTGCTCACCACCACCAGCTGGACCACCGCCGAGCGGGCCTGGCTGCACCGCACCCCGCGCCCGGACGCGGCCCCGGCTCTGGCCAAGGCCGACGCCACCCCTGCCAAGACCCCCGTCAAGACCCCGGCCAGGGTCCCGGCCAAGGTCCCCGCCAAGGCGCCGGCCAAGGCTCTGGCCAAGGCCGACGCCACCCCCGCGTCCCGCTCCGCCGCACCCGACCGCAAGCCGCGCCCGACCGTCCCGGCGCAGCAGCGCCGCAGCGGCGGCGGCAGGCCGACCGGTCGCGCGCGGCGCACCCGAGCGGCCCGCTAG
- a CDS encoding adenosine deaminase yields the protein MSRGIEAFITGLPKAELHVHHVGSASPRVVAELAARYQGKTEVPADPAELAKYFTFTDFAHFIQVYLSVVDLVRDAEDVRSLTYGVAQDMARQQIRYAELTVTPYSSVRRGIPDVAFMEAIEDARKSAERDFGIVLRWCFDIPGEAGLESAEETARLALEVGAEGLVSFGLGGPEIGVPRPQFKPYFDRARAAGLRSVPHAGESTGPETVWDAIRELGAERIGHGTQSWRDPALLDYLGEHRIPLEVCPTSNLATRVVERIEEHPIKRFVDAGLLVTVNSDDPPMFGTDLNSEYRVAAELLELDEAGVAALAKNAVEASFLDQAGKARIAGEIDDHLAGWQRAERP from the coding sequence ATGTCCCGCGGGATCGAGGCGTTCATCACCGGTCTGCCCAAGGCCGAACTGCACGTGCACCATGTCGGCTCGGCCTCGCCGCGCGTGGTGGCCGAGCTGGCCGCCCGCTACCAGGGGAAGACCGAGGTGCCGGCCGACCCGGCGGAGCTGGCGAAGTACTTCACCTTCACCGATTTCGCGCACTTCATCCAGGTCTACCTCTCGGTGGTCGACCTGGTCCGGGACGCCGAGGACGTCCGCTCGCTGACCTACGGCGTGGCCCAGGACATGGCCCGCCAGCAGATCCGCTACGCCGAGCTGACCGTCACGCCGTACAGCTCGGTGCGCCGGGGGATCCCGGACGTGGCGTTCATGGAGGCGATCGAGGACGCCCGCAAGAGCGCCGAGCGGGACTTCGGGATCGTGCTGCGCTGGTGCTTCGACATCCCCGGCGAGGCGGGGCTGGAGTCGGCCGAGGAGACCGCCCGGCTGGCGCTGGAGGTGGGTGCCGAGGGGCTGGTCAGCTTCGGTCTGGGGGGCCCGGAGATCGGGGTGCCGCGTCCGCAGTTCAAGCCGTACTTCGACCGGGCCCGGGCGGCCGGCCTGCGCAGCGTGCCGCACGCCGGTGAGTCGACCGGGCCCGAGACGGTCTGGGACGCGATCCGCGAGCTGGGCGCCGAGCGGATCGGGCACGGCACCCAGTCCTGGCGGGACCCGGCGCTCCTCGACTACCTGGGCGAGCACCGGATCCCGCTGGAGGTCTGCCCGACCTCCAACCTGGCGACCCGGGTGGTGGAGCGGATCGAGGAGCACCCGATCAAGCGCTTCGTGGACGCCGGGCTGCTGGTGACGGTGAACAGCGACGACCCGCCGATGTTCGGGACCGACCTGAACAGCGAGTACCGGGTGGCGGCCGAGCTGCTGGAGCTGGACGAGGCGGGCGTGGCCGCGCTGGCCAAGAACGCGGTGGAGGCCTCGTTCCTGGACCAGGCGGGCAAGGCGCGGATCGCCGGCGAGATCGACGACCACCTCGCGGGGTGGCAGCGGGCCGAGCGGCCCTAG